In one Roseburia intestinalis L1-82 genomic region, the following are encoded:
- a CDS encoding DUF368 domain-containing protein, whose product MYIIQFIRGFCMALADSVPGVSGGTVAFLLGFYDQFIDSIDDLITGNMEKKKTAFFFLIKLGIGWVTGMVLAILILANVFESHIYAISSLFIGFIIFAIPIVVREELDTLKGKYAYCPFVLVGAAIVCAITYFNPVGGGNSVNLEHLTVTTGIYVFIAGAVAICAMVLPGISGSTLLLIMGLYLPIVTAIKDILHLNLKSFPTVFVFGCGVLVGIFSIVKLIRKALERFRAQMIFLIVGLMLGSIYAVIMGPTTLDTPQPAMTIHNFSILFFIIGGVVIFGLQQMKKIKK is encoded by the coding sequence ATGTACATAATACAGTTTATCAGAGGATTTTGTATGGCACTTGCAGACAGTGTCCCGGGAGTATCCGGTGGAACCGTGGCATTTCTGCTTGGGTTTTACGATCAGTTTATCGACTCGATCGATGATCTGATCACCGGAAATATGGAAAAAAAGAAAACAGCGTTTTTCTTTCTGATCAAGCTCGGTATCGGCTGGGTAACAGGAATGGTTCTTGCGATTCTGATCCTTGCAAATGTTTTTGAATCCCATATTTATGCGATCAGTTCATTATTTATCGGATTTATAATTTTTGCAATTCCGATTGTAGTCCGTGAAGAATTGGACACACTAAAAGGGAAATATGCATATTGCCCGTTTGTACTGGTTGGGGCAGCCATTGTGTGTGCCATCACCTATTTTAATCCGGTTGGCGGCGGAAACAGTGTAAATCTGGAACATCTGACAGTCACAACAGGAATTTATGTATTCATAGCAGGCGCAGTTGCAATCTGCGCAATGGTGCTTCCTGGTATTTCCGGTTCCACACTGCTTTTAATTATGGGACTTTACCTGCCGATCGTGACGGCGATTAAAGATATCCTGCATTTAAACTTAAAAAGTTTTCCGACAGTATTCGTATTCGGATGTGGTGTGTTAGTCGGTATTTTCAGTATTGTAAAGCTGATCCGTAAGGCATTAGAGCGTTTTCGGGCGCAGATGATCTTTCTGATCGTCGGACTGATGCTTGGTTCTATTTATGCTGTGATCATGGGCCCAACAACACTGGATACCCCACAGCCTGCAATGACGATCCACAATTTTTCCATCCTGTTCTTTATCATAGGTGGGGTAGTGATCTTTGGTTTGCAGCAGATGAAAAAAATTAAAAAATAA